One region of Azoarcus sp. CIB genomic DNA includes:
- a CDS encoding CaiB/BaiF CoA-transferase family protein produces MANALSHIRVLDLSRILAGPWCSQILADLGADVIKVERPGAGDDTRGWGPPWLKDEHGAETDVAAYYLCANRNKRSITIDITRPEGQALVRQLAAECDVVIENFKVGGLKQYELDYDALKAVNPRLVYCSVTGFGQDGPYAPRAGYDFLIQGLGGLMSITGRPDGEEGGGPMKAGVALTDILTGLYASNAILAALAWRERSGEGQYIDLALLDVQVACLANQAANYLATGRSPGRLGNAHPNIVPYQDFPTADGYMILAIGNDGQFTRFCTEAGRAELAADSRFATNAERVRNRATLIPQLKELTVRRTTAEWIAALESLAVPCGPINTLADVFADPQVQARGLKVTTPHPVAGTVPLVANPMKLSATPPDYRLPPPMLGEHTDEVLAKTLGLKDAEIERLRSNGVV; encoded by the coding sequence ATGGCAAACGCTCTTTCGCACATCCGCGTCCTGGACCTGTCGCGCATACTCGCCGGCCCGTGGTGCAGTCAGATCCTCGCCGACCTCGGCGCCGACGTGATCAAGGTCGAGCGCCCCGGAGCAGGCGACGACACCCGTGGCTGGGGGCCGCCGTGGCTGAAGGACGAGCACGGCGCCGAGACAGACGTCGCCGCGTACTACCTGTGCGCCAACCGCAACAAGCGCTCGATCACGATCGACATCACGCGCCCTGAGGGCCAGGCGCTTGTGAGACAGCTCGCAGCCGAGTGCGACGTCGTGATCGAGAACTTCAAGGTCGGCGGACTCAAGCAGTACGAACTCGATTACGACGCGCTCAAAGCGGTCAATCCCCGCCTCGTATATTGCTCTGTGACGGGCTTCGGCCAGGACGGCCCCTACGCGCCCCGCGCGGGTTACGACTTCCTGATCCAGGGGCTGGGCGGCCTGATGAGCATCACCGGCCGCCCCGACGGCGAGGAAGGCGGCGGCCCGATGAAGGCCGGCGTGGCACTGACCGACATCCTTACCGGACTGTACGCGTCGAACGCAATCCTCGCCGCCTTGGCGTGGCGCGAGCGCAGCGGCGAAGGCCAGTACATCGACCTCGCGCTGCTCGACGTGCAGGTGGCCTGCCTCGCGAACCAGGCGGCGAACTACCTGGCGACCGGCCGCTCCCCGGGACGGCTCGGCAACGCGCACCCGAACATCGTGCCTTACCAGGACTTCCCCACGGCCGACGGATATATGATCCTGGCCATCGGCAATGACGGACAGTTCACCCGCTTCTGCACCGAAGCCGGCCGCGCGGAACTGGCAGCAGATTCGCGTTTTGCGACCAACGCCGAACGGGTGCGCAACCGCGCCACCCTGATCCCGCAACTGAAGGAGCTCACGGTGCGGCGCACGACCGCCGAGTGGATCGCCGCACTGGAGTCCCTCGCCGTGCCCTGTGGCCCGATCAATACGCTCGCGGACGTCTTTGCCGATCCTCAGGTGCAGGCCCGCGGCCTGAAAGTGACGACTCCCCACCCTGTCGCCGGCACGGTGCCCCTCGTCGCGAACCCGATGAAGCTGTCGGCGACGCCGCCTGATTACCGCCTGCCACCGCCGATGCTGGGCGAGCATACAGACGAGGTTCTTGCGAAAACGCTGGGCTTAAAGGACGCCGAGATCGAACGGCTCCGGTCAAACGGCGTGGTCTGA
- a CDS encoding electron transfer flavoprotein subunit beta/FixA family protein yields the protein MKVLVPVKRVVDYNVKVRVKADGTGVDIANVKMSMNPFDEIAVEEAVRLKEAGIATEVVAVSCGVAACQETIRAAMAIGADRGVLVESDAELQPLAVAKLLKALCDKEQPTVVICGKQAIDDDSNQTGQMLAALMGWPQATFASKVALGDGAATVTREIDGGLETLEIKLPAVITTDLRLNEPRYATLPNIMKAKKKPLDIVKPADLGVDVAPRLATLKVAEPPKRSAGVRVADVAQLVDKLKNEAKVI from the coding sequence TTGAAAGTTCTTGTACCCGTCAAACGCGTAGTCGATTACAACGTCAAGGTGCGAGTGAAGGCGGACGGCACGGGCGTTGATATCGCGAACGTAAAAATGTCCATGAACCCCTTCGACGAAATCGCCGTCGAGGAAGCCGTGCGGCTGAAGGAAGCCGGCATCGCGACCGAGGTCGTGGCGGTGAGCTGCGGTGTCGCGGCCTGCCAGGAAACGATCCGCGCGGCGATGGCGATCGGCGCCGACCGCGGCGTCCTCGTCGAATCCGACGCCGAGCTGCAGCCGCTCGCCGTGGCGAAGCTGCTGAAGGCACTGTGCGACAAGGAGCAGCCGACGGTCGTGATCTGCGGCAAGCAGGCGATCGACGACGACTCGAACCAGACCGGCCAGATGCTGGCCGCGCTGATGGGCTGGCCGCAGGCCACCTTCGCGTCGAAGGTCGCGCTCGGCGACGGTGCTGCCACCGTGACGCGCGAGATCGACGGCGGTCTCGAAACCCTCGAGATCAAGCTGCCGGCGGTCATCACCACCGACCTGCGCCTCAATGAGCCGCGTTACGCGACGCTGCCGAACATCATGAAGGCGAAGAAGAAGCCGCTGGACATCGTCAAGCCGGCCGATCTCGGTGTCGATGTCGCGCCGCGCCTGGCGACGCTGAAAGTGGCCGAGCCGCCCAAGCGCAGCGCCGGCGTGCGCGTTGCGGACGTCGCGCAACTCGTCGACAAGCTCAAGAACGAAGCGAAGGTGATCTGA
- a CDS encoding FAD-binding protein, whose translation MAILVIAEHDNASLKAATLNTVSAAAKLGTQLATEVHVLIAGANCGAAAEQAAKVAGVAKVRVADAAHYDSQTAENVAALVVANAAGYTHILAPSTANGKNVAPRVAALLDVAQISDIVAVESADTFVRPIYAGNALATVKSADAVKVMTVRTTAFEAAGQGGSAAVEAVAAGADLGLTTVKGRELTKSARPELGAAKIIVSGGRGLGNSENYHKLLEPLADALGAALGASRAAVDAGYVPNDYQVGQTGKIVAPQLYIAVGISGAIQHLAGMKDSKVIVAINKDPEAPISQVADYGLVGDLFEVVPQLVAAVS comes from the coding sequence ATGGCGATCCTGGTTATTGCAGAACACGACAACGCGAGCCTGAAGGCCGCGACCCTCAACACCGTTTCGGCCGCGGCCAAGCTCGGTACTCAGTTGGCAACTGAGGTCCACGTGCTGATCGCCGGCGCCAACTGCGGCGCGGCGGCCGAGCAGGCGGCAAAGGTCGCGGGCGTCGCCAAGGTGCGCGTGGCCGATGCCGCCCACTACGACTCGCAGACCGCCGAGAACGTCGCCGCGCTGGTTGTCGCCAATGCTGCAGGCTACACCCACATCCTCGCCCCCAGCACCGCCAACGGCAAGAACGTCGCCCCGCGCGTCGCCGCGCTGCTCGACGTCGCGCAGATCTCCGACATCGTCGCCGTGGAATCGGCCGACACCTTCGTGCGCCCGATCTACGCGGGCAACGCGCTGGCCACCGTGAAGTCGGCCGACGCCGTGAAGGTGATGACCGTGCGTACGACCGCCTTCGAAGCCGCCGGCCAGGGTGGCTCCGCTGCCGTGGAAGCCGTCGCTGCCGGTGCCGATCTGGGTCTGACGACCGTCAAGGGCCGCGAACTGACCAAGAGCGCACGTCCCGAACTCGGTGCGGCGAAGATCATCGTTTCGGGTGGTCGCGGCCTCGGTAACAGCGAGAACTACCACAAGCTGCTCGAGCCGCTCGCCGACGCCCTCGGCGCGGCACTGGGTGCTTCGCGCGCCGCGGTCGACGCGGGCTACGTGCCCAACGACTACCAGGTCGGCCAGACCGGCAAGATCGTCGCGCCGCAGCTCTACATCGCGGTCGGCATCTCGGGCGCGATCCAGCACCTGGCCGGCATGAAGGATTCCAAGGTGATCGTCGCGATCAACAAGGATCCGGAAGCACCGATCTCCCAGGTGGCGGATTACGGCCTGGTGGGCGACCTGTTCGAGGTCGTTCCGCAACTGGTAGCCGCCGTTTCGTAA